In Kitasatospora gansuensis, a genomic segment contains:
- a CDS encoding family 43 glycosylhydrolase, translating into MRAKSRIVALVVTLLALLGGLVTTQPATAAAGRAYTNPLKSQKGADPWLEYYNGNYYLVTTSWSSEITMRKSPTLAGLATAPSVQIFKDTNPNRCCNIWAPEIHFFNGRWYLYYVAGQGIADYNSTQRLHVAESAGADPMGPYSFKNDLAAPGSDTWLIDASVLKVGSAIYLLGSAFSGGTQNLVIAPMSNPYTVSGALSVISTPTYAWEKSGAAVNEGPEPLYHNGKTFIVYSGSYCTTPDYKLGQLELTGSNPLLASSWTKKSTPVFERNDAAGVYGPGHNGFFKSPDGTEDWIVYHANTSAAGGCDNNRTTRAQKFAWNADGTPNFGAPVGAGVTLAGPSGETAATPTSYSFVNRNSGKCLDLVDGSSADGANVRQFTCNGAAAQKWRVEDQADDTSRLVNVASGKVLDLADCSGADGADLRQWSWLNNTCQRFRLVLSDSGGWVRLVNASSGKVADVANCGTADGADVRQWTWLNNACQQWQLTAN; encoded by the coding sequence TTGAGAGCCAAGAGCCGCATCGTCGCCCTCGTGGTGACCCTGCTCGCGCTGCTCGGCGGACTGGTCACCACCCAGCCCGCCACGGCCGCCGCCGGGCGCGCCTACACCAACCCGTTGAAGAGTCAGAAGGGCGCCGACCCCTGGCTGGAGTACTACAACGGCAACTACTACCTGGTGACCACCTCCTGGTCGTCCGAGATCACCATGCGCAAGTCGCCGACCCTGGCCGGGCTGGCGACCGCGCCGAGCGTGCAGATCTTCAAGGACACCAACCCCAACCGGTGCTGCAACATCTGGGCTCCCGAGATCCACTTCTTCAACGGCAGGTGGTACCTCTACTACGTCGCCGGTCAGGGCATCGCCGACTACAACTCGACGCAGCGCCTGCACGTGGCCGAGAGCGCCGGCGCCGACCCGATGGGCCCGTACAGCTTCAAGAACGACCTGGCCGCGCCCGGCAGTGACACCTGGCTGATCGACGCGAGCGTGCTCAAGGTCGGCAGTGCGATCTACCTGCTCGGCAGCGCGTTCAGCGGTGGCACCCAGAACCTGGTGATCGCGCCGATGAGCAACCCGTACACGGTGAGCGGTGCGCTGAGCGTCATCTCGACGCCGACGTACGCCTGGGAGAAGTCCGGCGCGGCCGTCAACGAGGGGCCGGAGCCGCTGTACCACAACGGCAAGACGTTCATCGTGTACTCCGGGAGCTACTGCACCACGCCCGACTACAAGCTCGGCCAGCTCGAACTGACCGGCAGCAACCCGCTGTTGGCGTCCTCCTGGACGAAGAAGTCGACGCCGGTGTTCGAGCGCAACGACGCGGCGGGGGTGTACGGGCCGGGGCACAACGGGTTCTTCAAGTCGCCCGACGGGACGGAGGACTGGATCGTCTACCACGCCAACACCTCGGCGGCCGGCGGCTGCGACAACAACCGCACCACGCGGGCGCAGAAGTTCGCCTGGAACGCGGACGGGACGCCGAACTTCGGTGCGCCGGTCGGTGCGGGTGTGACGCTGGCCGGTCCGTCCGGGGAGACGGCGGCGACGCCGACGAGCTACTCGTTCGTGAACCGGAACAGCGGCAAGTGCCTTGATCTGGTGGATGGTTCGTCAGCTGACGGGGCGAACGTGCGGCAGTTCACCTGCAATGGCGCGGCCGCTCAGAAGTGGCGGGTGGAGGACCAGGCGGACGACACCAGCCGGCTGGTGAACGTCGCGAGCGGCAAGGTGCTGGACCTGGCGGACTGTTCCGGCGCCGATGGTGCGGATCTGCGGCAGTGGTCGTGGCTGAACAACACCTGCCAGCGCTTCCGGCTGGTGCTCAGCGACTCCGGCGGCTGGGTCCGCCTGGTGAACGCGAGCAGCGGGAAGGTCGCCGACGTCGCCAACTGCGGTACCGCCGACGGTGCCGACGTCCGGCAGTGGACCTGGCTGAACAACGCCTGCCAGCAGTGGCAGCTCACCGCGAACTGA
- a CDS encoding family 43 glycosylhydrolase produces MIRTRSHPWLALLVALLALLGSTLAERPATAAAGQTYTNPVKSQKGADPWLEYYNGNYHLITTSFTDTLTMRKSPTLAGLATAPSVEVWRDSTPSRGTNIWAPEIHFLNGRWYLYYSAGQIGAACCDSQRTHVLESAGTDPTGPYSYKGMLTGPELTPGGWLIDASVLKVGGALYVVGSGFVGGSPQSLVIAPMSNPYTVSGAFRVFSTPSLSWETVKNKVNEGPEPLYRNGRTFLVFSAADCQTPDYKLGQLELTGSDPLLASSWTKKSTPVFERNDAAGVYGPGHNGFFTSPDGTESWIVYHANSSATAGCGNARTTRAQKFTWNADGTPNLGAPVGAGVTLAGPSGETSATPGSYTFVNRSSGKCLDLADGSSADGANVRLWTCNGAAAQKWRVEDQADDTSRLVNVASGKVLDLADCSGADGADLRQWSWLNNTCQRFRLVLSDSGGWVRLANAATGKVADVANCGTADGADVRQWTWLNNSCQQWQLTPS; encoded by the coding sequence GTGATCCGCACCCGCTCGCACCCCTGGCTCGCCCTGCTGGTCGCGCTGCTCGCCCTGCTGGGCTCCACCCTCGCCGAGCGCCCGGCCACCGCCGCCGCCGGGCAGACGTACACCAACCCGGTCAAGTCCCAGAAGGGGGCGGACCCTTGGCTGGAGTACTACAACGGCAACTACCACCTGATCACCACCTCGTTCACCGACACCCTGACGATGCGTAAGTCGCCGACGCTGGCCGGGCTGGCGACCGCCCCGAGCGTCGAGGTCTGGCGGGACTCCACGCCGAGTCGGGGCACCAACATCTGGGCCCCCGAGATCCACTTCCTGAACGGCCGCTGGTACCTCTACTACTCGGCCGGCCAGATCGGCGCGGCCTGCTGCGACTCGCAGCGCACCCATGTGCTGGAGAGCGCGGGCACCGACCCGACGGGCCCGTACAGCTACAAGGGCATGCTCACCGGGCCCGAACTGACCCCCGGCGGCTGGCTGATCGACGCGAGCGTGCTCAAGGTCGGCGGCGCGCTGTACGTGGTCGGCAGCGGCTTCGTCGGCGGCAGCCCGCAGAGTCTGGTGATCGCGCCGATGAGCAACCCGTACACGGTGAGCGGCGCGTTCCGGGTGTTCTCCACCCCGAGCCTGAGCTGGGAGACCGTCAAGAACAAGGTGAACGAAGGGCCCGAGCCGCTCTACCGGAACGGGCGGACCTTCCTCGTCTTCTCCGCCGCCGACTGCCAGACCCCGGACTACAAGCTCGGCCAGCTCGAACTGACGGGCAGTGACCCGCTGTTGGCGTCGTCCTGGACCAAGAAGTCGACGCCGGTGTTCGAGCGCAACGACGCGGCGGGGGTGTACGGGCCGGGGCACAACGGCTTCTTCACCTCGCCGGACGGCACCGAGAGCTGGATCGTCTACCACGCCAACAGCTCCGCCACGGCGGGCTGCGGCAACGCCCGCACCACCAGGGCGCAGAAGTTCACCTGGAACGCGGACGGCACGCCGAACCTCGGCGCGCCGGTCGGTGCGGGGGTGACCTTGGCCGGCCCGTCCGGGGAGACCTCGGCGACGCCGGGCAGCTACACCTTCGTGAACCGCAGCAGCGGTAAGTGCCTTGACCTGGCTGATGGTTCGTCGGCTGACGGGGCGAACGTGCGGTTGTGGACCTGTAACGGTGCGGCTGCTCAGAAGTGGCGGGTGGAGGACCAGGCGGACGACACCAGCCGACTGGTGAACGTGGCCAGCGGCAAGGTGCTGGACCTGGCGGACTGTTCCGGCGCCGATGGTGCGGATCTGCGGCAGTGGTCGTGGCTGAACAACACCTGCCAGCGCTTCCGCCTGGTGCTCAGTGACTCCGGCGGCTGGGTGCGGCTGGCGAACGCCGCGACCGGCAAGGTCGCCGACGTCGCCAACTGCGGTACCGCCGACGGTGCCGACGTCCGGCAGTGGACCTGGCTGAACAACTCCTGCCAGCAGTGGCAGCTCACCCCCAGCTGA
- a CDS encoding aldose epimerase family protein, whose protein sequence is MTGDLTIQHHPAGELPDGRAVDRWVFGTAGGVTAEVLSLGARLQSLYVPDRDGRRANVVLGGTSAEDLLGEAAYFGATVGRYGNRIAGGELPLDGKIHRLATQKNGHTLHGGPDGYATRLWSGTEVRDGDRVGVRLALHSPDGDQGFPGALDLTVTYLMDSAGELTISYEADTDAPTVVNLTNHAYFNLGGEGSGMVLDHLLQVTADQYLPVDRELIPFGPPEPVAGTPFDLLAPTGLGGRVSAAHPQIWLAGDGYDHTWVLRPGEGLRQAATLRHPGSGRRLDCLTTEPGLQVYTGNHFDGGLTGPGGSPYRRYAGIALETQHFPDSPHFPDYPSTVLRPGERYRSTTVYRLSAE, encoded by the coding sequence ATGACCGGTGACCTGACCATCCAGCACCACCCGGCAGGCGAGCTGCCGGACGGCCGAGCCGTCGACCGCTGGGTCTTCGGCACGGCGGGCGGTGTCACGGCCGAGGTGCTGAGCCTCGGTGCCCGCCTCCAGTCGCTGTACGTCCCGGACCGGGACGGGCGGCGGGCCAACGTGGTGCTCGGCGGCACCTCGGCCGAGGACCTGCTCGGCGAGGCCGCGTACTTCGGTGCCACCGTGGGCCGCTACGGCAACCGGATCGCGGGCGGCGAACTGCCGCTCGACGGAAAGATCCACCGGCTCGCCACCCAGAAGAACGGCCACACCCTGCACGGCGGCCCGGACGGCTACGCCACCCGGCTGTGGAGCGGCACGGAGGTGCGGGACGGTGACCGGGTCGGCGTCCGGCTGGCGCTGCACAGCCCGGACGGTGACCAGGGCTTCCCCGGCGCGCTGGACCTGACGGTGACGTACCTGATGGACAGTGCGGGCGAGTTGACGATCTCGTACGAGGCGGACACCGACGCCCCGACGGTGGTGAACCTGACCAACCACGCCTACTTCAACCTCGGCGGCGAGGGCAGCGGGATGGTGCTGGACCATCTGCTCCAGGTGACCGCGGACCAGTACCTGCCGGTGGACCGGGAGTTGATCCCGTTCGGCCCGCCCGAGCCGGTCGCGGGCACGCCGTTCGACCTGCTCGCGCCGACCGGTCTGGGCGGGCGGGTCTCGGCCGCACACCCGCAGATCTGGCTGGCGGGGGACGGGTACGACCACACCTGGGTGCTCCGGCCGGGGGAGGGGCTGCGGCAGGCGGCCACCCTGCGCCACCCGGGCAGCGGCCGGCGGCTGGACTGCCTGACCACCGAGCCCGGCCTGCAGGTCTACACCGGCAACCACTTCGACGGCGGGCTCACCGGTCCGGGCGGCAGCCCGTACCGCCGGTACGCGGGCATCGCGCTGGAGACCCAGCACTTCCCGGACTCGCCGCACTTCCCCGACTACCCCTCCACCGTCCTGCGCCCGGGGGAGCGGTACCGGTCGACCACGGTCTACCGGCTGTCGGCGGAGTGA
- the araA gene encoding L-arabinose isomerase yields the protein MTSTEGREVWFLTGSQGLYGEETLRQVAAQSQQIAETLGDSLPVKVVWKPVLTDASAIRRVCLEANAADDCIGLIAWMHTFSPAKMWIAGLDALRKPLLHLHTQANVELPWGTIDMDFMNLNQAAHGDREFGYIQSRIGVTRKTVAGHVSDPTVAVRIASWARAAAGRAELSSLKLARFGDNMRDVAVTEGDKVEAQLRFGVSVNTYGVNDLVEAVDSTGDAEITELVKEYEELYRLAPELRLGGERHDSLRYAARIELGLRGFLVEGGFRAFTTNFEDLGGLRQLPGLAVQRLMADGYGFGGEGDWKTSVLLRTLKVMAQGLPGGTSFMEDYTYHLEPGRELILGAHMLEVCPSIAAATPSCEIHPLGIGGREDPVRLVFDAEPGPAVVVGLADMGDRFRLVANEIDVVEPAAPLPSLPVARAVWQPRPDFRTSAEAWLAAGAPHHTVLSSALGAEELDDLAEMLSTELVLIDADTTIRQLTKELRWNQAYHRLAQGF from the coding sequence ATGACGTCGACCGAAGGCCGCGAGGTCTGGTTCCTCACCGGCAGCCAGGGCCTCTACGGCGAGGAGACGCTCCGTCAGGTGGCGGCTCAGTCCCAGCAGATCGCCGAGACGCTGGGCGACTCGCTGCCCGTCAAGGTGGTCTGGAAGCCCGTCCTGACCGACGCGAGCGCGATCCGCCGGGTCTGCCTGGAGGCCAACGCGGCGGACGACTGCATCGGCCTGATCGCCTGGATGCACACCTTCTCCCCGGCCAAGATGTGGATCGCCGGTCTGGACGCGCTGCGCAAGCCGTTGCTGCACCTGCACACCCAGGCCAACGTCGAACTGCCCTGGGGCACCATCGACATGGACTTCATGAACCTGAACCAGGCCGCCCACGGCGACCGCGAGTTCGGCTACATCCAGTCCCGGATCGGCGTCACCCGCAAGACCGTCGCCGGCCACGTCAGCGACCCCACGGTGGCCGTCCGGATCGCCTCCTGGGCCCGCGCCGCGGCCGGCCGCGCCGAGCTCTCCTCGCTCAAGCTCGCCCGCTTCGGCGACAACATGCGCGACGTCGCGGTGACCGAGGGCGACAAGGTCGAGGCGCAGCTCCGGTTCGGCGTCTCGGTCAACACCTACGGCGTCAACGACCTGGTGGAGGCGGTCGATTCGACCGGCGACGCCGAGATCACCGAACTGGTCAAGGAGTACGAGGAGCTCTACCGGCTGGCTCCCGAACTGCGCCTGGGCGGCGAGCGGCACGACTCGCTGCGGTACGCCGCCCGGATCGAACTCGGCCTGCGCGGCTTCCTGGTGGAGGGCGGCTTCCGCGCCTTCACCACCAACTTCGAGGACCTGGGCGGGCTGCGCCAGCTGCCCGGCCTCGCGGTCCAGCGGCTGATGGCCGACGGGTACGGCTTCGGCGGCGAGGGGGACTGGAAGACCTCGGTGCTGCTGCGCACTCTCAAGGTGATGGCGCAGGGCCTGCCCGGCGGCACCTCCTTCATGGAGGACTACACCTACCACCTGGAGCCGGGCCGGGAGTTGATCCTCGGTGCGCACATGCTGGAGGTCTGCCCGAGCATCGCCGCGGCCACCCCGTCCTGCGAGATCCACCCGCTCGGCATCGGCGGCCGGGAGGACCCGGTCCGACTGGTCTTCGACGCCGAGCCGGGCCCGGCCGTAGTGGTCGGCCTGGCCGACATGGGTGACCGGTTCCGCCTGGTCGCGAACGAGATCGACGTGGTCGAGCCCGCCGCCCCGCTGCCCAGCCTCCCGGTGGCCCGCGCGGTCTGGCAGCCCCGGCCGGACTTCCGGACCTCGGCCGAGGCCTGGCTGGCGGCCGGCGCCCCGCACCACACCGTGCTCAGCAGCGCCCTCGGCGCGGAGGAGCTGGACGACCTGGCCGAGATGCTCTCGACCGAGCTGGTGCTGATCGACGCCGACACGACGATCCGTCAGCTCACCAAGGAGCTGCGCTGGAACCAGGCGTACCACCGCCTGGCCCAGGGCTTCTGA
- a CDS encoding L-ribulose-5-phosphate 4-epimerase, giving the protein MTDPIELLRRQVSDLHQELVRYQLVVWTAGNVSARVPGEDLMVIKPSGVSYDELTPENMILCDLDGKVIEGEHSPSSDTAAHAYVYRNMPEVGGVVHTHSTYACAWAARGEAVPCVLTAMADEFGAEIPIGPFALIGDDSIGRGIVDTLRGHRSPAVLMKSHGVFTIGKDAKAAVKAAVMCEDVARTVHISRQLGEPLPIAQSDIDSLNFRYQNVYGQQPVKETNS; this is encoded by the coding sequence ATGACCGACCCGATCGAGCTGCTCCGGCGTCAGGTCAGCGACCTGCACCAGGAGCTGGTCCGCTACCAGCTGGTGGTCTGGACGGCCGGCAACGTCTCCGCCCGGGTCCCGGGCGAGGACCTGATGGTGATCAAGCCGAGCGGCGTCTCGTACGACGAACTGACGCCCGAGAACATGATCCTGTGCGACCTCGACGGCAAGGTGATCGAGGGCGAGCACAGCCCGTCCTCCGACACCGCCGCGCACGCCTACGTCTACCGCAACATGCCCGAGGTCGGGGGAGTGGTGCACACCCACTCCACCTACGCCTGTGCCTGGGCCGCCCGGGGCGAGGCCGTACCGTGCGTGCTCACCGCGATGGCCGACGAGTTCGGCGCCGAGATCCCGATCGGCCCGTTCGCGCTGATCGGGGACGACTCGATCGGGCGCGGCATCGTGGACACCCTGCGCGGGCACCGTTCGCCCGCCGTGCTGATGAAGAGCCACGGCGTCTTCACCATCGGCAAGGACGCCAAGGCCGCCGTCAAGGCCGCCGTGATGTGCGAGGACGTCGCCCGCACGGTGCACATCTCCCGCCAGCTCGGCGAACCGCTGCCGATCGCGCAGAGCGACATCGACAGCCTCAACTTCCGTTACCAGAACGTGTACGGCCAGCAGCCCGTGAAGGAGACCAACTCATGA
- a CDS encoding ribulokinase, whose protein sequence is MPPTPETSERYVVGVDFGTLSGRAVVVRVSDGEELGTGVHEYPHGVIETQLPVTDELLPPDWALQHPEDWREVLRTAVPAALAASGVDPAAVIGIATDFTACTVLPVRADGTPLAETELAERPHAWPKLWKHHAAQGQADRINELAHQRGEKWIGRYGGKISAEWQFAKALQLLEEDPAVYAATERWIEAADWIIWQLTGTESRNTCTAGYKGILQDGSYPSEEYLAALHPDFADFARTRLEHPLAQLGSRVGSLTAEAAGWTGLPEGIAVAAGNVDAHVAAPAAQAVENGQLLAIMGTSTCHVVNGAALADVPGICGVVEGGIVEGAYGYEAGQSAVGDIFAWWLRQGLPADYLAEADVTGEDAHQLLTRKAAGQPVGGHGLVALDWLNGNRSTLVDHHLSGVIVGLTLATRPEDVYRALLESTAYGTRTIVEALEQGGVPVTEFIVTGGLKKNALLMQIYADVLRRPVSLAASAQGPALGSAIHAAVAAGAYPDVRTAAAAMGRVERGAYQPDPERADDYDALYAEYAELHRHFGTGADKQLHRLRRIRNTALTRKNEAS, encoded by the coding sequence GTGCCACCAACCCCCGAGACTTCGGAGCGATACGTCGTCGGAGTCGACTTCGGAACCCTCTCCGGCCGTGCCGTGGTGGTCCGGGTCAGTGACGGCGAGGAGCTCGGCACCGGCGTCCACGAGTACCCGCACGGTGTGATCGAGACCCAACTGCCCGTCACCGATGAGCTGTTGCCGCCCGACTGGGCGCTCCAGCACCCCGAGGACTGGCGCGAGGTGCTGCGCACCGCCGTCCCCGCCGCGCTGGCCGCGAGTGGCGTCGACCCGGCCGCCGTGATCGGCATCGCGACCGACTTCACCGCCTGCACCGTGCTCCCCGTCCGGGCCGACGGCACCCCGCTGGCCGAGACCGAGCTCGCCGAACGCCCGCACGCCTGGCCGAAGTTGTGGAAGCACCACGCGGCCCAGGGGCAGGCCGACCGGATCAACGAGCTGGCCCACCAGCGCGGTGAGAAGTGGATCGGCCGGTACGGCGGCAAGATCTCCGCCGAGTGGCAGTTCGCCAAGGCCCTGCAGCTGCTGGAGGAGGACCCGGCGGTCTACGCCGCCACCGAGCGCTGGATCGAGGCCGCGGACTGGATCATCTGGCAACTCACCGGCACCGAGAGCCGCAACACCTGCACGGCCGGCTACAAGGGCATCCTGCAGGACGGCAGTTACCCCTCCGAGGAGTACCTCGCCGCCCTGCACCCCGACTTCGCCGACTTCGCCCGCACCCGCCTGGAGCACCCGCTCGCCCAGCTCGGCTCCCGGGTCGGCTCGCTGACCGCCGAGGCGGCCGGCTGGACCGGCCTCCCCGAGGGCATCGCGGTGGCCGCGGGCAACGTGGACGCCCACGTCGCCGCCCCCGCCGCGCAGGCCGTCGAGAACGGTCAGCTGCTCGCCATCATGGGCACCTCCACCTGCCACGTGGTGAACGGCGCCGCGCTGGCCGACGTCCCCGGCATCTGCGGCGTGGTCGAGGGCGGCATCGTCGAGGGCGCGTACGGCTACGAGGCCGGGCAGAGCGCGGTCGGCGACATCTTCGCCTGGTGGCTGCGCCAGGGCCTGCCCGCCGACTACCTGGCCGAGGCCGACGTCACCGGCGAGGACGCCCACCAGCTGCTCACCCGCAAGGCGGCCGGCCAGCCGGTCGGCGGGCACGGCCTGGTCGCGCTGGACTGGCTGAACGGCAACCGCTCCACCCTGGTCGACCACCACCTCTCCGGTGTGATCGTCGGCCTCACCCTGGCCACCCGGCCCGAGGACGTCTACCGCGCCCTGCTGGAATCCACCGCCTACGGCACCCGCACCATCGTCGAGGCACTGGAACAGGGCGGCGTCCCCGTCACCGAGTTCATCGTCACCGGCGGGCTGAAGAAGAACGCCCTGCTGATGCAGATCTACGCGGACGTGCTGCGCCGCCCGGTCTCGCTGGCCGCCTCCGCGCAGGGTCCGGCGCTCGGTTCCGCGATCCACGCGGCCGTCGCCGCCGGGGCGTACCCCGACGTCCGGACCGCCGCCGCCGCGATGGGCCGGGTCGAGCGCGGCGCGTACCAGCCGGACCCCGAGCGGGCCGACGACTACGACGCGCTGTACGCCGAATACGCCGAACTGCACCGGCACTTCGGCACCGGCGCCGACAAGCAGCTGCACCGGCTGCGCCGGATCCGCAACACCGCCCTGACCCGGAAGAACGAGGCATCATGA
- the yjfF gene encoding galactofuranose ABC transporter, permease protein YjfF: MSTDTFLSGLTRRGRGQIPMLVTSVLLVVMFAAGSVSYDGFLSGQVLLNLLIDNAFLLVVAVGMTFVILTGGIDLSVGAMVALSTMISAWLVQLHGWPPLLVIPLVLAIGTGAGLAMGWVIHTFEIQPFIVTLAGMFLARGLCYTISIDSISITDPTYTSMAQTRIPLGELFISPSVLIAVLAVVVAFVALHYTRFGRNVYALGGSEQSSVLMGLPVARTKIGVYGVSGFCSALGGVLMTFYMLSGYGLHAVGLELDAIAAVVIGGTLLTGGSGYLLGTVLGVLVLGLIQTVISFQGTLSSWWTRIVIGALLFVFILLQRLLTSRRRS, translated from the coding sequence ATGAGCACCGACACCTTCCTGTCCGGTCTGACCCGGCGCGGCCGGGGCCAGATCCCGATGCTGGTCACCTCGGTCCTGCTGGTGGTGATGTTCGCGGCGGGGTCGGTGAGTTACGACGGCTTCCTGTCCGGCCAGGTCCTGCTGAACCTGCTGATCGACAACGCCTTCCTGCTGGTGGTCGCGGTCGGCATGACCTTCGTGATCCTGACCGGCGGCATCGACCTCTCGGTCGGAGCGATGGTCGCGCTGTCCACCATGATCTCCGCCTGGCTGGTCCAACTGCACGGCTGGCCCCCGCTGTTGGTGATCCCGCTGGTGCTGGCGATCGGCACCGGCGCGGGCCTGGCGATGGGCTGGGTGATCCACACCTTCGAGATCCAGCCCTTCATCGTGACGCTGGCCGGCATGTTCCTGGCCCGGGGTCTCTGCTACACCATCAGCATCGACTCGATCTCGATCACCGACCCGACGTACACCTCGATGGCCCAGACCCGCATCCCGCTGGGCGAGTTGTTCATCTCGCCGAGCGTGCTGATCGCCGTGCTCGCGGTCGTGGTGGCGTTCGTGGCGCTGCACTACACCCGGTTCGGCCGGAACGTGTACGCGCTCGGCGGCAGCGAGCAGTCCTCGGTGCTGATGGGGCTGCCGGTGGCCCGGACGAAGATCGGCGTCTACGGCGTGAGCGGCTTCTGCTCGGCACTCGGCGGCGTGCTGATGACCTTCTACATGCTCTCCGGCTACGGACTGCACGCGGTGGGCCTGGAGTTGGACGCGATCGCCGCCGTGGTGATCGGCGGCACGCTGCTCACCGGCGGCTCCGGCTACCTGCTGGGCACCGTGCTGGGGGTGCTGGTGCTCGGCCTGATCCAGACCGTGATCAGCTTCCAGGGCACGCTCAGCTCGTGGTGGACCAGGATCGTGATCGGCGCCCTGCTGTTCGTCTTCATCCTGCTGCAGCGGCTGCTGACGTCCCGTCGGCGCAGCTGA
- a CDS encoding ABC transporter permease, with amino-acid sequence MTGHRLFWPAVVLIALLLANLAFTPDFFAIRVRDGHLYGSLIDILHFGSPLILVALGMTLVIATGGIDLSVGSTVAIAAALACLHISESDDPGSLGTVLTAVAIALGVALLLGAANGVLVARIGVQPIIATLILMVAGRGVAQLITDGQIITVTSEPFKLIGGGYWLTVPFSILLAAAVVLLASMLTRRTALGLLLESVGGNPVASRLVGIRAAGLIGLVYVVSALCAALAGLMISSNVSAADGNNAGLWIELDAILAVVVGGTSLNGGRFSLGGTVLGALVIQTLSTTVYTIGIPPETTLVFKAVVVITVCLVQSPVFRAKAARRRSGARHGNRPVASKKLEVGA; translated from the coding sequence ATGACCGGACACCGCCTGTTCTGGCCCGCCGTGGTGCTGATCGCGCTGCTGCTCGCCAACCTGGCGTTCACCCCCGACTTCTTCGCGATCCGGGTCAGGGACGGGCACCTGTACGGGAGCCTGATCGACATCCTGCACTTCGGCTCGCCGCTGATCCTGGTCGCGCTGGGCATGACGCTGGTGATCGCCACCGGCGGGATCGACCTCTCGGTCGGCTCCACCGTGGCCATCGCCGCGGCGCTGGCCTGTCTGCACATCAGCGAGTCCGACGATCCCGGCAGCCTCGGCACGGTGCTGACGGCGGTGGCGATCGCGCTCGGCGTGGCGCTGCTGCTCGGCGCGGCCAACGGCGTGCTGGTGGCCCGGATCGGGGTACAGCCGATCATCGCCACCCTGATCCTGATGGTCGCCGGGCGCGGTGTGGCCCAGCTGATCACGGACGGTCAGATCATCACCGTCACCAGCGAACCCTTCAAGCTGATCGGCGGCGGGTACTGGCTCACGGTGCCGTTCTCGATCCTGCTGGCGGCCGCCGTCGTCCTGCTCGCCTCGATGCTCACCCGGCGCACCGCGCTCGGGCTGCTGCTCGAGTCGGTCGGCGGCAACCCGGTGGCCAGCCGGCTGGTCGGCATCCGGGCGGCCGGGCTGATCGGCCTGGTCTACGTGGTGAGCGCGCTCTGCGCGGCGCTGGCCGGACTGATGATCAGCTCCAACGTCTCGGCGGCGGACGGCAACAACGCCGGACTCTGGATCGAACTGGACGCCATCCTCGCGGTGGTGGTCGGCGGCACCTCGCTGAACGGCGGGCGGTTCTCGCTCGGCGGCACGGTGCTCGGCGCGCTGGTGATCCAGACCCTGTCCACCACCGTCTACACCATCGGCATCCCGCCGGAGACCACGCTGGTCTTCAAGGCCGTCGTGGTGATCACCGTCTGTCTGGTCCAGTCGCCGGTGTTCCGGGCCAAGGCCGCCCGCCGCAGGTCCGGCGCGCGGCACGGCAACCGGCCGGTGGCGTCCAAGAAGCTGGAGGTCGGCGCATGA